In a single window of the Sphingosinicella microcystinivorans genome:
- a CDS encoding saccharopine dehydrogenase family protein, with the protein MGGDILIYGANGYTGRLVVERALARGLRPILAGRNRQAVEALADESGLPSRVFDLRGNVTDDLGGVGTVLHLAGPFSRTSSPMLDACLAARAHYIDITGEIDVFEALAARDAEAKAAGIAVLPGAGFDVVPSDCLAAHLKRRLPGAVSLDLVIGGLNDPSRGTTRTMLEGMAAGTRVREGGIIVELSEVPRGTADFGHGLKPTLGVSWGDVSTAWHSTGIPDIRVFFEASPPLERALGIPRPLRALIASAPGRWLAGRAIDRMPPGPDAEARGRGRAVLVGHAADAEGNRAVSQLETPEGYTLTALTAVEIARRVHGGEVAVGFHTPSRAFGPDFILGFSGVKRRDLS; encoded by the coding sequence ATGGGCGGAGACATCCTCATCTATGGCGCGAACGGCTACACCGGCCGTCTCGTGGTGGAACGTGCGCTCGCACGCGGATTGAGGCCGATCCTTGCGGGCCGCAATCGTCAGGCGGTCGAAGCGCTTGCCGATGAAAGCGGCCTTCCCTCGCGCGTGTTCGATCTGAGGGGCAATGTCACGGACGACCTCGGCGGCGTCGGCACGGTGCTGCACCTCGCCGGGCCGTTTTCGCGCACGTCGTCGCCGATGCTGGACGCCTGCCTCGCGGCGCGCGCGCATTACATCGACATCACCGGCGAGATCGACGTGTTCGAGGCGCTCGCGGCGCGGGACGCCGAGGCGAAGGCCGCCGGGATCGCCGTGCTGCCCGGCGCGGGGTTTGACGTCGTGCCGTCGGATTGCCTCGCCGCGCACCTGAAGCGCCGCCTGCCCGGCGCGGTCTCGCTCGATCTCGTCATCGGCGGCCTCAATGACCCGAGCCGCGGCACGACGCGCACGATGCTGGAGGGCATGGCGGCGGGCACGCGCGTTCGCGAGGGCGGCATCATCGTCGAACTCTCCGAAGTGCCGCGCGGCACCGCCGATTTCGGGCACGGATTGAAACCCACCCTCGGCGTCAGCTGGGGCGACGTTTCGACCGCGTGGCATTCCACCGGCATCCCCGACATCCGCGTCTTCTTCGAGGCGAGCCCGCCGCTCGAACGCGCCCTCGGCATCCCGCGCCCGCTGCGGGCGCTGATCGCCAGCGCGCCGGGCCGCTGGCTCGCGGGCCGCGCCATCGACCGGATGCCGCCCGGCCCCGACGCCGAAGCGCGCGGGCGGGGCCGCGCCGTCCTCGTCGGTCATGCGGCGGATGCCGAGGGGAACCGCGCCGTCAGCCAGCTCGAAACCCCGGAAGGCTACACGCTGACGGCGCTCACCGCCGTGGAGATCGCCCGCCGCGTCCACGGCGGAGAAGTGGCGGTAGGCTTCCACACGCCGTCCCGCGCCTTCGGCCCGGATTTCATCCTCGGCTTCAGCGGCGTGAAGCGCCGGGACCTGTCGTAG
- a CDS encoding cation transporter, with protein sequence MAGGCCGGCETKAPVEDKAWRRVLWIALAINAGMFAVEIAAGVAAHSASLKADALDFLGDSANYAISLGVAGMALEWRARAALLKGASLLLLGLWVLGSTVWMAAAGTLPKAETMGIVGVLALLANLACAVMLWRHRDGDANRRSVWICSRNDAIGNIAVVAAALGVFGTGTAWPDLAVAAILAGLGVSGGWQIIRQARGELKTGSAPQAIAIVSAGESRPTSASNASRETATQPCV encoded by the coding sequence ATGGCGGGCGGATGTTGCGGCGGTTGTGAGACGAAAGCGCCGGTCGAGGACAAGGCGTGGCGGCGGGTGCTCTGGATCGCGCTTGCGATCAATGCCGGCATGTTCGCGGTGGAGATCGCGGCGGGCGTCGCGGCGCACTCCGCCTCGCTGAAGGCCGATGCGCTTGATTTCCTGGGCGACAGCGCCAATTACGCGATCAGCCTCGGCGTCGCCGGCATGGCGCTCGAGTGGCGCGCCCGCGCGGCGCTGCTGAAGGGCGCGTCGCTGCTGCTGCTCGGCCTCTGGGTGCTCGGCAGCACGGTCTGGATGGCGGCGGCGGGCACGCTGCCGAAGGCGGAGACGATGGGCATCGTCGGCGTGCTCGCGCTTCTCGCCAACCTCGCCTGCGCGGTCATGCTGTGGCGGCACCGCGACGGCGACGCCAACCGCCGCTCGGTGTGGATCTGTTCGCGCAACGACGCGATCGGCAACATCGCCGTGGTGGCAGCGGCGCTCGGCGTGTTCGGCACGGGCACGGCGTGGCCCGATCTGGCGGTTGCGGCGATCCTCGCGGGGCTTGGCGTCAGCGGCGGCTGGCAGATCATCCGGCAGGCACGCGGCGAACTGAAAACCGGCAGCGCCCCTCAGGCGATCGCGATCGTATCGGCCGGTGAAAGCCGCCCGACAAGCGCCAGCAACGCATCGCGCGAAACCGCGACGCAGCCCTGCGTATAG
- a CDS encoding MerR family transcriptional regulator, with protein MGLKIGALATATDTKVETIRYYERIGLLPRPPRTDGNYRAYGAPDLNRLSFIRRARDLGFSLDQVRALLELSDDRGRDCATVDDLARDHLAEVERKIADLVALKGALSELITSCCGGTVAECRILEALAPPPSAPPTTGPGASRR; from the coding sequence ATGGGACTGAAGATCGGCGCGCTTGCGACAGCGACGGACACGAAGGTCGAGACCATCCGCTATTACGAGCGCATCGGCCTGCTGCCGAGGCCGCCGCGCACGGACGGCAACTACCGCGCCTACGGCGCGCCGGACCTCAACCGCCTGTCGTTCATCCGGCGCGCGCGCGATCTCGGCTTTTCGCTCGATCAGGTGCGTGCGCTGCTGGAGCTCTCGGACGACCGCGGCCGCGACTGCGCGACGGTCGACGACCTCGCCCGCGATCATCTCGCCGAGGTCGAGCGCAAGATCGCCGATCTCGTCGCCCTGAAAGGCGCGCTGTCCGAACTGATCACATCGTGCTGCGGCGGCACGGTCGCGGAGTGCCGTATTCTCGAGGCGCTCGCCCCGCCCCCGTCCGCGCCTCCTACGACAGGTCCCGGCGCTTCACGCCGCTGA
- the ribA gene encoding GTP cyclohydrolase II has protein sequence MTSAAQSAEHAIDALRRGHPVQVTDGAAAIAVLAIELADPESLATFEGEARANVLLTDKRAAFLGLGNQLAAAGMQAVLVERAPWLDLDTARAVADPVLDLATPMKGPFRSLPPGRIERAGRAALSLAKHAGLLPALFVIEGGQADDTVAAADIERFAETGALKLVSRARLPIKAHEKTEIVAFRLPGGPEHLALLIGDPYAATPLVRLHSSCLTGDLLGSLKCDCGDQLHAALDAIAASGGGILLYLQQEGRGIGLINKLRAYALQDQGFDTVDANLRLGFEIDEREFALAANMLKALGFGTIRLLTNNPAKVAGLEAEGISVAERLPLKAGEGAHNEAYLRTKRDRTGHML, from the coding sequence TTGACGAGCGCCGCGCAAAGCGCCGAACACGCGATCGACGCGCTGCGGCGCGGCCACCCCGTGCAGGTGACGGACGGCGCGGCGGCGATCGCCGTGCTCGCCATCGAACTCGCCGATCCCGAATCGCTTGCGACGTTCGAGGGCGAGGCCCGTGCGAACGTGCTGCTCACCGACAAGCGCGCCGCCTTCCTCGGCCTCGGCAACCAGCTCGCGGCGGCGGGGATGCAGGCGGTGCTGGTCGAGCGTGCGCCGTGGCTCGACCTCGATACGGCGCGCGCGGTCGCCGACCCGGTGCTCGACCTCGCGACGCCGATGAAAGGCCCGTTCCGCAGCCTGCCGCCGGGGCGCATCGAACGCGCCGGGCGCGCCGCGCTCAGCCTCGCCAAGCACGCCGGGCTGCTGCCCGCGCTGTTCGTGATCGAGGGCGGGCAGGCGGACGACACGGTGGCTGCGGCCGACATCGAGCGTTTCGCCGAAACCGGCGCGCTGAAACTGGTGAGCCGCGCGCGCCTGCCGATCAAGGCGCACGAGAAGACCGAGATCGTCGCCTTCCGCCTGCCGGGCGGGCCGGAGCATCTCGCGCTGCTGATCGGCGACCCCTACGCCGCGACGCCGCTGGTGCGCCTGCACAGTTCCTGCCTCACCGGCGACCTGCTCGGCTCGCTGAAGTGCGATTGCGGCGACCAGCTCCACGCCGCGCTCGACGCCATCGCGGCATCGGGCGGCGGCATCCTGCTCTATCTCCAGCAGGAGGGGCGCGGCATCGGCCTCATCAACAAGCTGCGCGCCTATGCGCTGCAGGACCAGGGTTTCGACACGGTGGACGCCAATCTGCGCCTCGGCTTCGAGATCGACGAGCGCGAGTTCGCGCTGGCCGCGAACATGCTGAAGGCGCTCGGCTTCGGCACCATCCGCCTGCTCACCAACAACCCCGCGAAGGTCGCGGGGCTGGAGGCGGAAGGGATCAGCGTCGCCGAGCGGCTGCCCCTCAAGGCCGGCGAGGGTGCGCACAACGAGGCGTACCTGCGCACCAAGCGCGACCGCACCGGGCACATGCTTTGA
- a CDS encoding LolA family protein produces MKKALIALAATLGLAVPAAASIPEVSAHLAATRTMTADFRQTAESGAVATGKLTLARPGKVRFQYQKEVPLLVVADGRNLTMIDYQVAQVSRYPIKQTPLSVLLDADADLSRFARIVSSTPKALTVEAKDAKHPEYGVITLFFDRDKAAPGGLELKGWRVLDAQGNTTRVDLTNIAFNVPVNDNAFRYRDPRPRSRPGSR; encoded by the coding sequence ATGAAAAAAGCCCTTATTGCCCTTGCCGCCACCCTCGGCCTCGCGGTCCCCGCCGCCGCCTCGATTCCCGAGGTGAGCGCGCATCTCGCCGCGACGCGCACGATGACCGCCGATTTCCGGCAGACCGCCGAGAGCGGCGCGGTCGCGACCGGGAAGCTCACACTCGCCCGGCCGGGCAAGGTGCGCTTCCAGTATCAGAAGGAGGTGCCGTTGCTGGTGGTGGCGGACGGGCGCAACCTCACCATGATCGACTATCAGGTGGCGCAGGTCTCGCGTTATCCGATCAAGCAGACGCCGCTTTCGGTGCTGCTCGATGCGGACGCCGACCTTTCGCGTTTCGCGCGTATCGTATCCTCGACGCCGAAGGCGCTGACGGTGGAGGCGAAGGACGCGAAGCACCCCGAATACGGCGTCATCACCCTCTTTTTCGATCGCGACAAGGCCGCCCCCGGCGGACTCGAGCTGAAAGGCTGGCGCGTGCTCGACGCGCAGGGCAACACCACGCGCGTCGATCTCACCAACATCGCGTTCAACGTGCCCGTGAACGACAATGCCTTCCGCTACCGCGACCCGCGCCCGCGTAGCCGCCCCGGCAGCCGCTGA
- a CDS encoding exodeoxyribonuclease III, whose protein sequence is MPRLKIASWNINSVRIRLPIIAQLVRDESPDIICLQETKAQNTDFPLAAIQRLGYPHVILNGQRMHHGVAILSKLPLVEERRFDWQDNGEARHIGVRLPNGILLENVYVPAGGDIPDRTLNPKFGQKLDFVQRMTRWSERLRDPTIILGDFNIAPLECDVWSHKALLDVVSHTPVEVEALTGLMQSHDWVDVARTHVPAPGRLYTWWSYRNRDHTVNDRGRRLDHVWVSPAMKDTLTGFRVLEPARSWEKPSDHIPLVAEFTL, encoded by the coding sequence ATGCCCCGTCTCAAGATCGCCAGCTGGAACATCAACTCCGTCCGCATCCGCCTGCCCATCATCGCGCAGCTGGTGCGGGACGAATCGCCCGACATCATCTGCCTTCAGGAAACCAAGGCGCAGAACACGGATTTCCCGCTCGCCGCGATCCAGCGACTCGGCTACCCGCACGTGATCCTGAACGGCCAGCGGATGCACCACGGCGTCGCCATCCTTTCGAAGCTGCCGCTCGTCGAGGAGCGCCGGTTCGACTGGCAGGACAACGGCGAGGCGCGCCACATCGGCGTGCGGCTGCCGAATGGCATCCTGCTCGAAAACGTCTACGTGCCCGCGGGCGGCGACATCCCGGACCGCACGCTGAACCCGAAGTTCGGGCAGAAGCTGGATTTCGTGCAGCGCATGACGCGCTGGTCCGAACGCTTGCGCGATCCCACGATCATCCTCGGCGATTTCAACATCGCGCCGCTGGAATGCGACGTCTGGAGCCACAAGGCGCTGCTCGACGTCGTCAGCCACACGCCGGTCGAGGTGGAGGCGCTCACTGGCCTGATGCAGAGCCACGACTGGGTGGACGTGGCGCGCACGCACGTGCCCGCGCCGGGGCGGCTCTACACGTGGTGGAGCTACCGCAACAGGGACCACACCGTGAACGACCGCGGGCGGCGGCTCGATCACGTGTGGGTCTCCCCCGCGATGAAGGACACGCTCACGGGCTTCCGCGTGCTGGAGCCCGCGCGGAGCTGGGAGAAGCCCTCCGACCACATCCCGCTCGTCGCGGAGTTCACGCTTTGA
- a CDS encoding L,D-transpeptidase family protein: MSAIRVDTAARTLTAFGNTIPCLIGKAGAADAADKREGDAMTPRGTYAVRALLVRPDRMQAPKTALPWRWLHQSDGWSDDVRDPAYNRPVRHPHLFSAEHLWRDDGLYDLIVILGHNDAPPVPGMGSAIFLHCTAEKPYTQGCVAVSRDALLALVGRLSPADTIAIA, translated from the coding sequence TTGAGCGCCATCCGCGTCGACACAGCTGCCCGCACGCTCACCGCATTCGGCAACACCATACCCTGCCTGATCGGCAAGGCGGGCGCCGCGGATGCCGCCGACAAGCGTGAAGGTGACGCCATGACGCCGCGCGGCACCTACGCCGTCCGCGCGCTGCTGGTGCGGCCGGACCGAATGCAAGCGCCGAAAACCGCACTGCCGTGGCGCTGGCTGCACCAAAGCGACGGCTGGTCCGACGACGTGCGCGACCCCGCCTACAACCGGCCGGTACGCCACCCGCATCTCTTCTCGGCCGAGCATTTGTGGCGCGACGACGGGCTTTACGACCTCATCGTCATCCTCGGCCACAACGACGCGCCGCCCGTGCCGGGCATGGGCAGCGCCATCTTCCTGCACTGCACGGCGGAAAAGCCCTATACGCAGGGCTGCGTCGCGGTTTCGCGCGATGCGTTGCTGGCGCTTGTCGGGCGGCTTTCACCGGCCGATACGATCGCGATCGCCTGA